A window from Branchiostoma lanceolatum isolate klBraLanc5 chromosome 9, klBraLanc5.hap2, whole genome shotgun sequence encodes these proteins:
- the LOC136442696 gene encoding transient receptor potential cation channel subfamily M member-like 2, whose protein sequence is MAWCPRSCCSRVIMVILQIQIPCVITFSPLFQIQIDLVVFFRLLVVFMCIHGWCPRSCCSRVILIQIDLVVFFRLLVVFMCIHGWCPRSCCSRVIMVILQIEIPCVITFFPLLQIQIDLVVFFRLLVVFMCIHGVIQIDLVVFFRLLVVFMCIHGVVSQILLQPWHYGDPTDPDPCVITFFLFFQIQIDLVVFFRLLVVFMCIHGVVSQILLQPWHELDSDVLEMLVWRPWLHVWLTHYQYLEGNCEGLVVVPPPDQPPSWYSPNVTMETCPAETSDACEGHWYLYISLSFYLICVRFGLLTVLFAMFNARYQRVRGESREIWMFQRYKLIIDLDRRDSLPPPLVVFHYVYMLGRYMCWCWKCRIVTKIRVACGEKTYSSQDMVDGGLDVPDGEELDEDRFSFWKSCAHSFNSRQRKQEAQENKQMTQIEVYEQVSEDLSRLDVRVRRRHDRLHDRVVKVEKMMQESMLTLETIKHLLMKKENQEVEGVPTTQTGAVLHIAARQSPYFGTNKKRFPVFDKYVPWRVLFVEYDPPRYTAPMEYFSEWFRQFADEVNPSAQKPAPVWNEVVGYKMRIWHEGEGGEREELVEVMEVDRRSWIEDKNTGVGIHYHITSEGVPRNPMGRTGLRGKGALFRWGPNHSMLAICTRWKRSVDPATGDEQEEYLLVEGKRVLEFLSYKEPDFEEWAIPGVMTAGLESKYSVLYRAFCTKALGKQPAVVDRHMDESKVKQLFEANAAEEKKKTALLRNLFKAYTADERDGPPSDRDDPTETFSAAMIYRGYVDDPRNTDGAWVETEAWHFHYESGEGFLEEEMVTAGSRWQEVSRHVKLFASHASVIQEAAARLNAYF, encoded by the exons ATGGCGTGGTGTCCCAGATCCTGCTGCAGCCGTGTCATTATGGTGATCCTACAGATCCAGATCCCATGTGTGATCACATTTTCCCCTTTGTTCCAGATCCAGATCGACCTGGTGGTGTTCTTCCGTCTGTTGGTGGTGTTCATGTGCATCCACGGCTGGTGTCCCAGATCCTGCTGCAGCCGTGTCATTTTG ATCCAGATCGACCTGGTGGTGTTCTTCCGTCTGCTTGTGGTGTTCATGTGCATCCACGGCTGGTGTCCCAGATCCTGCTGCAGCCGTGTCATTATGGTCATCCTACAGATCGAGATCCCATGTGTGATCACATTTTTCCCTTTGTTGCAGATCCAGATCGACCTGGTTGTGTTTTTCCGTCTGTTGGTGGTGTTCATGTGCATCCATGGCGTG ATCCAGATCGACCTGGTTGTGTTTTTCCGTCTGTTGGTGGTGTTCATGTGCATCCACGGCGTGGTGTCTCAGATCCTGCTGCAGCCGTGGCATTATGGCGATCCTACAGATCCAGATCCATGTGTGATcacatttttccttttttttcagatccagATCGACCTGGTGGTGTTTTTCCGTCTGCTGGTGGTGTTCATGTGCATCCACGGCGTGGTGTCTCAGATCCTGCTGCAGCCGTGGCACGAACTGGACAGCGACGTATTGGAGATGCTGGTCTGGAGGCCCTGGCTCCATGTCTGGCTCACTCACTACCAATACTTGGAAG GTAACTGTGAGGGGCTGGTGGTGGTGCCGCCGCCCGACCAGCCTCCCAGCTGGTACTCGCCCAACGTTACCATGGAGACGTGTCCTGCGGAGACCTCGGACGCGTGCGAGGGCCACTGGTACCTCTACATCTCCCTCAGCTTCTACCTCATCTGTGTTCGTTTCGGACTCCTCACCGTGCTCTTCGCTATGTTCAA TGCCAGGTACCAGAGGGTTCGTGGAGAGTCGCGGGAAATCTGGATGTTTCAGCGCTACAAGCTGATCATCGACCTTGACCGGCGCGACAGCCTGCCTCCCCCGCTGGTGGTGTTCCACTACGTCTACATGCTGGGGAGGTACATGTGCTGGTGCTGGAAGTGCCGCATTGTCACCAAG ATCCGGGTGGCGTGTGGAGAGAAGACCTACTCCAGCCAGGACATGGTGGACGGAGGGTTGGACGTTCCGGATGGAGAGGAGCTGGATGAGGACAGGTTCAGCTTCTGGAAGTCCTGTGCTCACAGCTTCAATAGCCGACAGAGGAAGCAGGAAGCTCAGGAGAACAAACAGATGACTCAGATTGAAGT CTACGAGCAGGTTAGCGAGGACCTGTCTCGACTGGACGTCCGCGTGAGGAGGAGGCACGACCGGCTCCACGACCGCGTCGTCAAGGTCGAGAAGATGATGCAGGAGAGCATGCTCACCCTGGAGACCATCAAACATCTCCTGATGAAGAAAG AAAATCAAGAAGTTGAGGGAGTCCCCACCACCCAGACCGGAGCAGTGCTCCACATCGCGGCCAGGCAGTCTCCCTACTTCGGCACCAACAAGAAGCGTTTCCCGGTGTTCGACAAGTACGTGCCCTGGAGGGTGCTGTTCGTGGAGTACGACCCTCCGCGCTACACCGCGCCCATGGAGTACTTCTCTGAGTGGTTCCGACAGTTTGCTGACGAGGTCAATCCAAG cgCCCAGAAGCCGGCGCCTGTGTGGAACGAGGTTGTCGGTTACAAGATGAGGATCTGgcatgagggggaggggggcgagagGGAGGAGCTGGTGGAGGTCATGGAGGTCGACCGAAGGTCGTGGATCGAAGACAAGAACACAGGAGTGGGAATCCACTACCACATCACTTCAGAGGGTGTACCGCG GAACCCGATGGGCAGGACCGGGCTGAGAGGCAAGGGGGCGCTGTTCAGGTGGGGACCAAACCACAGCATGCTGGCCATCTGCACAAG GTGGAAGCGTTCAGTGGACCCTGCCACAGGAGACGAGCAGGAGGAGTATCTGCTGGTGGAGGGGAAGAGAGTTCTGGAGTTCCTGTCCTACAAGGAGCCGGACTTCGAGGAGTGGGCCATACCgggg GTGATGACCGCAGGCTTGGAGAGTAAGTACAGTGTGCTCTACCGAGCGTTCTGCACCAAGGCACTCGGGAAACAGCCGGCAGTGGTGGACAGGCACATGGACGAGAGCAAGGTCAAACAG CTGTTTGAAGCAAACGCAgcggaagaaaaaaaaaaaacagcactcCTTCGGAAC TTGTTTAAAGCATACACAGCGGATGAAAGAGACGGCCCTCCCTCCGATCGTGATGACCCCACTGAGACCTTCTCTGCGGCCATGATCTACCGTGGGTATGTGGACGACCCACGGAACACGGACGGAGCGTGGGTGGAGACGGAGGCCTGGCACTTCCACTACGAGAGCGGGGAAGGCTTCCTGGAGGAGGAGATGGTCACT GCTGGCAGCAGGTGGCAGGAGGTGTCCCGACACGTGAAGCTGTTCGCCAGCCACGCCTCCGTCATCCAGGAGGCAGCAGCCAGACTCAACGCCTACTTCTGA
- the LOC136442332 gene encoding transient receptor potential cation channel subfamily M member 2-like, which yields MTTSIVELIRTIYRDTEMFRFSSNRHNYWGYMETVLIVVFWVAHFAVKVVGTRVGVFHPKDGKLLLAIMVFFFFLRLLSVFAPNSLSMGPKLVMLRKMIQIDLVVFFRLLVVFMCIHGVVSQILLQPCHYGDPTDPDPMCDHIFPFVPDPD from the exons ATGACGACATCAATCGTAGAGCTGATACGCACAATATACAGGGACACAGAG atGTTCCGTTTCTCATCAAACCGGCACAACTACTGGGGATACATGGAGACTGTCCTAATCGTGGTGTTCTGGGTGGCGCACTTTGCCGTGAAGGTCGTCGGGACGCGGGTGGGGGTCTTTCACCCGAAGGACGGCAAGTTGCTGCTGGCCATCAtggtgttcttcttctttctgcGACTGCTCTCCGTTTTCGCCCCCAACAGTCTGTCAATGGGACCCAAGCTCGTCATGCTCAGGAAAATG ATCCAGATCGACCTGGTTGTGTTTTTCCGTCTGCTGGTGGTGTTCATGTGCATCCACGGCGTGGTGTCTCAGATCCTGCTGCAGCCGTGTCATTATGGTGATCCTACAGACCCAGATCCCATGTGTGATCACATTTTCCCCTTTGTTCCAGATCCAGATTGA
- the LOC136442257 gene encoding zinc finger protein 721-like encodes MDEISIEVAMEELSAEHPGNETISQENPATETAKRQDKEEDVPGEETCEVKSDKLSVRGGTEQTGRLAVKRTADKRFACAECDFRGASKASLLIHNRKHTGEKPYKCDQCDYSAAHKGNLDRHMAKHTGDKPYMCGECEFRTADRSYLFEHMRIHTGEKPFKCDQCDYSAAKKNNLDRHMAKHTGDRPYMCGECGYRTTDEAFLTQHMRKHTGEKPYMCGECGFRTAGRSTLSEHMRKHTGEKPYKCDQCDYSSVRKSNLNKHMAKHTGDKPYQCGECGFRTADSSYLSVHMRKHTGEKPYRCNQCDYSSAHKKSLDQHMAKHTGEKPYKCGECEFRTAVRSYLSEHMRNHTGDNPYMCKECGLRTANRSRLTEHMRKHTGEKPYKCDQCDYSAARKRSLGIHMAVHTGEKPYKCGECGFRTADRSHLTDHVRKHTGEKPYKCDQCDYSAAHKRSLGIHMAKHTGEKPYKCRECGFTTADRSYLSQHMKIHAGEKPFKCDQCEYSATKKRNLDRHLDKHTGEKPYMCGECGFRTTRKSYLTEHMRTHTGEKPYKCDQCDYSSVRKRDLNKHMANHTAEKPIETERPTGLSNISLQLLEMDETIGEIPVDELPAEHLVYEKSISEEPATVTGRQLDKEDDIPCEETCEVKPGHPPVQDRTEQTDGLAGKRTVDKRFACAECDYRAALKKDLVIHNRKHTGEKPYKCDQCDYSAARKGHLDRHMTTHTGGERYIDKRFACTECDYRAAANADLVIHNRKHTGEKPYKCDQCDYSAARKGHLDRHMATHTGEKPYMCGECEFRTAGRSQLTTHMRKHTDEKPYKCDQCEYSAARKSSLDQHMATHTGEKPYMCGECGYRTAERSNLSGHMRIHTGQNPYKCGQCDYSSSHKQNLDRHMAKHTGEKPYMCDECGYRTADKSNLSIHMKKHTGKRPYKCDQCDYSAAVKRYLVRHMATHSVEKPYKCDRCEYSATKKASLDIHMAKHTGEKRYMCEECGFRTAKSSSLSVHMRKHTGEKPYMCGECGYRTTDKPHLAIHMRIHTGEKPYKCDQCDYSAAQKCNLDQHMAKHAGETCQV; translated from the coding sequence ATGGACGAGATAAGCATTGAGGTTGCTATGGAGGAGTTGTCAGCTGaacaccctgggaacgagacaatCAGCCAAGAGAACCCGGCAACAGAAACAGCAAAGCGCCAGGACAAGGAAGAGGACGTTCCTGGCGAGGAAACTTGCGAGGTGAAATCCGACAAACTTTCCGTACGGGGTGGAACAGAGCAGACGGGCAGGCTGGCGGTGAAACGTACTGCGGACAAACGCTTCGCGTGTGCGGAGTGTGACTTTAGGGGCGCTTCAAAGGCTAGCCTGTTAatacacaacagaaaacatacaggtgagaaaccctacaaatgtgaccagtgcgactattctgctgcacacaaAGGCaatttagaccgacacatggctaaacacactggagataaaccctacatgtgtggagagtgcgaaTTCAGAACGGCCGACAGGTCTTACTTATTCGAACATATGAgaatacatacaggtgagaaaccctttaaATGTGACcaatgcgactattctgctgcaaagaaaaacaatttagaTCGACACATGGCTAAGCACACTGGAGAcagaccctacatgtgtggagagtgcggatacaggacaacTGACGAGGCTTTCCTAACtcaacatatgagaaaacatacgggagaaaaaccctacatgtgtggggagtgcggattcAGAACGGCCGGCAGGTCTACcctatccgaacatatgagaaaacataccggtgagaaaccctacaaatgtgaccagtgcgactattcttctGTGCGAAAAAGTAATTTGAAcaaacacatggctaaacacaccggagaTAAGCCCTACcagtgtggagagtgcggattcagaACGGCCGACAGTTCTTACCTATCCgtgcatatgagaaaacatacaggtgagaaaccctacagatgtaaccagtgtgactattcttctGCACACAAGAAGTCTTTAGaccaacacatggctaaacacactggtgaaaaaccctacaagtgtggggagtgcgaATTCAGAACTGCCGTCAGGTCTTActtatccgaacatatgagaaatcatacaggagacaacccttacatGTGTAAAGAGTGTGGATTAAGAACGGCCAACAGGTCTCGCCtaaccgaacatatgagaaaacatacaggtgagaaaccatacaaatgtgaccagtgcgactattctgctgcacgcaAGAGGTCTTTAGGCATACACATGGCTgtacacactggtgaaaaaccctacaagtgtggagagtgtggattCAGAACGGCTGACCGGTCTCACCTAACCGACCAtgtgagaaaacatacaggtgagaaaccgtacaaatgtgaccagtgcgactattctgctgcgcaCAAGAGGTCTTTAGGCatacacatggctaaacacactggtgaaaaaccctacaagtgtagAGAGTGTGGATTCACGACGGCTGACCGGTCTTACTTATCCCAACACATGAAAATACATGCAGGTGAGAAACCATTTAAATGTGACCAATGCGAATATTCTGCTACAAAGAAAAGGAATTTAGATCGACATCTCgataaacacactggagaaaaaccctacatgtgtggagagtgcggattcagaACGACCAGAAAGTCTTACCtaaccgaacatatgagaacacatacaggtgagaaaccctataaatgtgaccagtgcgactattcttctGTGCGAAAAAGGGATTTGAACAAACATATGGCTAATCATACTGCAGAAAAACCCATCGAAACAGAACGCCCTACAGGTCTCTCCAACATTTCGTTGCAGTTGTTAGAAATGGACGAGACAATAGGCGAGATTCCTGTGGACGAGCTGCCAGCTGAACACCTTGTGTACGAGAAAAGTATCAGTGAGGAGCCAGCAACAGTCACAGGAAGGCAGCTGGACAAGGAAGATGACATTCCATGTGAGGAAACGTGCGAGGTAAAGCCTGGCCATCCTCCCGTACAGGATCGGACAGAGCAGACGGACGGGCTTGCGGGGAAACGCACTGTAGACAAACGCTTCGCGTGTGCGGAATGTGACTACAGGGCAGCTTTAAAGAAAGACTTGGTAatacacaacagaaaacatactggagagaaaccctataaatgtgaccagtgcgactattctgcagcaaggAAAGGCCACTTAGACCGACATATGACTACGCACACCGGAGGAGAACGTTACATAGACAAACGCTTCGCGTGCACGGAATGTGACTACAGGGCAGCTGCAAACGCTGACTTGGTAATACACAATAGAaaacatactggagagaaaccctataaatgtgaccagtgcgactattctgcagcaaggAAGGGCCACTTAGACAGACATATGGCTACGCACACCGGAgaaaaaccatacatgtgtggagagtgcgagTTCAGGACAGCTGGCAGGTCTCAACTAACCACACATATGAGAAAGCATACAgatgaaaaaccctacaaatgtgaccagtgcgaatattctgctgcacggaagaGTTCTTTAGATCAACACATGGCtacacacactggagaaaagccatacatgtgtggggagtgcggatacCGAACAGCCGAAAGGTCTAACCTGTCAGGGCATATGAGAATACATACAGGTCAAAACCCCTACAAATGTggccagtgcgactattcttcttcacataaacaaaatctagaCCGACatatggctaaacacaccggagaaaaaccctacatgtgtgatgaGTGTGGCTACAGGACAGCCGACAAGTCTAACCTTTCCATACATATGAAAAAGCATACAGGCAagagaccctacaaatgtgaccagtgcgactattctgctgcagtgaAGAGATATTTAGTCCGACACATGGCTACACACAGCgtagagaagccctacaagtgtgaccgaTGCGAATATTCTGCTACAAAGAAGGCGTCTTTAGACATTCACATGGCgaaacatactggagaaaagCGCTACATGTGTGAAGAGTGCGGATTCAGGACGGCCAAGAGTTCCTCCCTTTCcgtacatatgagaaaacatacaggtgaaaaaccctacatgtgcggagagtgtggatacaggacaaccGACAAACCTCACCTCGCCATTCATATGAgaatacatacaggtgaaaagccctacaaatgtgaccagtgtgactattctgctgcccaGAAGTGCAATTTAGACCAACACATGGCCAAACACGCTGGAGAGACCTGCCAAGTGTAA
- the LOC136442697 gene encoding zinc finger protein 845-like: protein MDLSRYGVSAEGPSTRHPGNETANGEDLAAETGRQQVKERENMLHEETSIAIFEEPDKKSSSNELAQAHTEQMDSPREKYALKAPFICGECGYRTPKRSHLTQHMRTHTGEKPFKCDQCDYAAAKKGSLDQHKLKHTGTKSYKCDMCGYIASQKANLDRHLAQNGEHNPYICGECGYRTPKWSHLAQHMRTYTGERPYKCNQCDYSAAQKGNLEQHMAMHTGEKPYRCGECGFRTARRSHLNEHIRKHIGLKPYKCNQCDYSAAQKGTLDRHMAKHTGDKPYMCGECGYSISTYEKTYRHTRIHTGEKPFKCDQCEYSALRKAALHQHIAKHNGHKPYICGECEYRTAHRSNLSRHMRKHAEMDESESDVDVDELSTEPPGNETNNIRDPAADTGRQQGKDEAWNETSMLKSVTPTEHGPTEQADRFTAKLNVDKRFVCTECDYRAASNADLSAHMRTHTREKPYRCGQCTYSSASRYNLKRHMAKHTGEKPHICEKCGFRTADGIQLSVHMRKHTGVKPYKCNQCDYSAAQKRCLDQHLAKHTGDRPYMCGECGYRTANRSHLYRHMKNHTGEKPYKCDHCDYSTSQKGALDQHKNKHTGEKPYMCGECAYRSANRTGLSVHMRKHKGVKPYKCDQCEYSAAEKNSFDLHMANKHTDEKPYMCGECGYRTAVRSHLSQHKRKHTDEKPYNCDQCDFSSKWKLSLQNHMVKHTGERPYMCGECGFRAAYRSGLTKHMRTHTGEKPYRCDQCDYSAALKGSLDGHMAKHNGEKPTCVESVDTA, encoded by the exons ATGGACCTGTCAAGATACGGGGTTTCTGCTGAAGGACCGTCAACTAGACATCCTGGAAACGAGACCGCAAACGGAGAGGATCTTGCAGCAGAAACCGGAAGGCAGCAGGTCAAAGAACGAGAGAACATGCTACACGAGGAAACGAGCATCGCAATCTTTGAGGAGCCCGACAAGAAATCGTCATCCAACGAGCTTGCACAGGCCCATACAGAACAGATGGACTCACCTAGAGAAAAGTATGCTCTAAAAGCGCCCTTCAtatgtggagagtgcgggtacaggacgcCCAAAAGGTCCCACCTgacccaacatatgagaacacatacaggggagaaacccttcaagtgcgaccagtgcgactatgctGCTGCAAAGAAAGGCAGTTTAGATCAACACAAGCTTAAACACACTGGCACAAAATCCTACAAGTGTGACATGTGTGGCTACATTGCCTCACAGAAAGCCAATTTAGACCGACACTTGGCTCAAAACGGTGAACACAATCCCTACATAtgcggggagtgcgggtacaggacgcCCAAATGGTCCCACCTGGCCCAGCATATGAGAACATAtactggtgagagaccctacaaatgtaaccagtgcgactattctgctgcacagaaaggcaatCTAGAACAACACATGGCCAtgcacactggagaaaaaccctacaggtgtggagagtgcggatttAGAACGGCTAGAAGATCTCATCTAAACGAACACATTAGAAAACATATAGGTTTGAAACCCTATAAATGtaaccagtgcgactattctgctgcacagaaaggtacCTTAGACCGACACATGGCAAAACATACTGGCGACAAACCATAtatgtgcggggagtgcggaTACTCTATCtcgacatatgagaaaacataccg ACATACGAGAATACATACAGGCGAGAAACCTtttaagtgtgaccagtgcgaatatTCTGCTCTACGGAAAGCCGCCTTACACCAACACATCGCTAAACACAACGGACACAAACCATATATTTGTGGCGAGTGTGAATACAGGACTGCCCACAGGTCCaacctatccagacatatgagaaaacatgcAG AAATGGACGAAAGTGAGAGCGACGTTGATGTGGACGAGCTGTCGACGGAAccccctgggaacgagacaaaTAACATCAGGGATCCGGCAGCAGACACGGGAAGGCAGCAGGGCAAGGATGAGGCATGGAATGAGACGAGCATGCTAAAATCTGTCACTCCTACCGAGCATGGTCCAACAGAGCAGGCGGACAGATTTACGGCAAAACTAAATGTCGACAAACGCTTCGTATGTACGGAGTGTGACTACAGGGCAGCTTCAAATGCTGACCTATCAGctcatatgagaacacatacaagGGAGAAACCCTATAGATGTGGCCAGTGTACCTACTCGTCTGCATCTAGATACAATTTAAAGCGACATATGGCAAagcatactggagaaaaaccccaCATATGTGAAAAGTGCGGGTTCAGAACGGCCGACGGGATTCAATTATCCGTGCATATGAGAAAGCATACAGGTGTGAAACCGTACAAATGcaaccagtgtgactattctgctgcacaaaaaAGATGTTTAGACCAACAcctggctaaacacactggagacagaccctacatgtgtggggagtgcgggtacagaacgGCCAACAGGTCTCACCTATACAGACATATGAAaaaccatacaggtgaaaaaccctacaagtgtgaccattgCGACTATTCTACATCACAGAAAGGCGCTTTAGACCAGCATAAGAAtaaacacaccggagagaagccctacatgtgtggagagtgcgcaTACAGGTCGGCCAATAGGACCGGCCTTTCcgtacatatgagaaaacataaagGTGTAAAACCGTACAAATGCGACCAGTGCGAAtattctgctgcagagaaaAACAGTTTCGATCTACACATGGCTAATAAACATactgatgagaaaccctacatgtgtggggagtgcggatatAGAACGGCAGTCAGGTCCCATCTATCCCAACATAAGAGGAAACATACAGATGAAAAACCTTACAATTGTGATCAGTGCGACTTTTCTTCCAAGTGGAAGCTCAGTCTCCAAAATCACATGGTGAAACACACTGGAGAgagaccctacatgtgtggagagtgcgggttcAGGGCGGCTTACAGATCTGGCCTaaccaaacatatgagaacacacacaggtgaaaagccctacagatgtgaccagtgtgactattctgctgcacttaAGGGCAGTTTAGAcggacacatggctaaacacaacGGTGAAAAGCCTACATGTGTGGAAAGTGTGGATACAGCCTAA